The Mucilaginibacter sp. PAMB04168 genome contains the following window.
GCTTGTAGTGTAACAATATAATACTGTGAATATGCAACAGCAACCTGAAATAAAAAAGTTTCAGTTCAATAATGTGGTAACATTTCCTTATTACATCAATTATGTAATGGGATTTTTCATTGGCTTGCCCCTGCTTTTTTTATATGGAGAATATGGAATGAGGTATCTTGGTATTTGGGGACTTATACTGATTTTTTTGATAGTAGGGTTAACAGTTATGGGGATTACTAAAGCATCATCCAAAAACTTGTTGTTATACTTTGACAAAGAGGCGCTTTATATTGTTGAAAACCATAAACCCCCTCAAAAAATAATGAAAGACAGTATTGACGGGGTTTACAGTTATGATTACAATCGTATTGAAAAATCTTTCATTTCATTACAAATTAAATTTAAGACCGGTAAAAATATCTCTATCACTGATATGGATACAAGTGAGAAAGTAGACCAACAAAAAGCCTTATTGATGAGTGATTTTTTAACTACGTTAAAAAAAGAAATGGGGTTTGAATTTATAAAGAAGAATACGGGGCGCAGCTTACAAAAGCTGGGTGCCTGTTGGTACTCAAGGCCGCAGTAAGCAACTGCTTTTAAACAGATATATGGTTCACCATAAAGTATAATATTATGAGCGTTTCTTATATTCCCAAAAACGTGTATGCAGTATGTACCTTTCAAACAGATAATGCACCCCGTATGTTTATTGATACGCGAGCTAAAATCAGCGTATTTTACAGCCAAGGGCAGCGTACGCTATTAACTATTGAGGATAGGAATATTAATGAAGAATTTCCTTGCAAAAGCCCTAAAAACGCCATGTGGAGTTTTCTTGCTTTTGGTGCAGGCTTAATTGTGGGCGCTTTCTTGCTCTCCAACCCGGTAGGGTGGGTTATAGCACTTGGAGTAGGCTCCATGATAGTGGGTGGTTATTATGCAACGCAAATTAATCATAAATGTACTGGTGCTTTGGGTAACGGGCATTGGGCACTGGAGCATCCTAAGGTAAGATTTAATCAGGAACGGGCAATAACCCACAATTCTATGTTGGTATGTGATGCTGGTGGGGTATTGTCTCCCATTTTTAGCCTAGATGTAGCTAACCGCTATGCGCAATCAATTTCCGATAACAATGCTGGTGAAATTTTCTTTAACACTATTGCTTCATTTTTTGGAGGAGCGGGTGCAGTATTGGCTTTTAGCGGAGCTACTGCAGGGGTGGTAGGTATGGCTAAGCTGGGTGGCATAGCAAAAACAATAGGCTGGATGGGTGGAACAATGGCATTTGTTGCAGCGGGCACTTATGGCCAGCGTGAGGTTTTAAGAAGTAATTTGGCCCCTGGCAATGAACACTACACCCGCCTGAATGAGGTAGATGCTAACAATCCGGTACCTGGTTATGTACCAAATCCGCTTGGAGCTACGCCGGGCGATTTAGGCAGTCCCGACATCTTAGAAGTAGACGCCAAATCAGGATGGTTTGCTAAAGATCAGGAGGGTAGAACAGTTGTTGTTTTCAATGGACGGCAATATATTAAAGATGTGCAAGGTAACTACCGCGAGTTTAAGGAAAGTACAAAACTTGCCAGCGATTTAAAGAAAATTGAAGGGATACCCCCACGCGAACTGCATAAAAATGAAATAGCTCGTCAAATCACAAAGGACATCAGGCAGGGCAGGTATAACGAAAGTATGGTAAAACTGTCTAGAGACGGTAACCAGGTAGTACGTCCAAGAGACTTAATCCGTGTATTGCCTGATGCGCGTGCCGTAAAAATTAACAGTTTTAGAACATTAGGTCAGCTGGGTGTAAAAGGAGGAGGACTAATTGCATTTGTGTTTCCGTTTGTGGCTACCCGATTTTCTGAGCAGGCACGTGCCGAGTTAGCATCGGCTATGGCCGAAGACATGAACAATGGTATAAACGTAACCTGTGACCAATAAAAAGGTACCGTCCTTTATCAATACGCCTGCAATAACTATTAATCATTGCAAGGAGCATCTACTTGCAGAGCAGACTAACGTATTAATAACGAAAGCTAAAGGCCGTATGGAACGCTGATGCCAAAGCGTATTTCGGACATGAATTGTGTTTGACATAGCTTTTATTTAATATAAATAGCTTCACACCCCACTTTACTGATCCGAAGTTGATTTATATAACGCTTGAGTACCTTTTTAGCGATGTTTTGATAGAACAGATAGCTTAAAAATGTGTGCGGCCAATTAATACTGAACTTCGACACTTTAGTTACCTCTATGCGTATAAGCAGACAAAATACTGCATGGACGTAGACAGGTCGACAGCCATTCAAAAGAGACCTATTATAAACTTATTTAGAAACTCGTTGATTATAGTTGTATGTATTGAGGTTAGAGCCCGAAGTTTTCCTTGTTCTAAGCAATACAAAGTGGCCCTTCTATGATTTAGCTTTGTAACAGTATTATTGATATGGTTGGCGAGTTCGACTTTTATCCGCTTACTTCTGCAAAGAAAGAAAAAGCCTCAAATTGATAATATTTGGGGCTTTTTCTTTATCATTATATCTGCTTGTGGTATAGTGATAGGTACACAAAAGCCATTAAGGTACACCAGCTTTGTCTTTGTAAGTAACTGTATCAGTATTTATAGCTGGTTTTTCTGATTTTGCAATTCTTAATCATTGAAACCAAGTGGTACACAACACTCACATCCTGTTTTATCTAAATAAAATTTGGAATATTTTTAAGAAGGTTTTAGCCAGGCAGCCGGTGCTGTGGCTGGTGTTGTCAATAAACTTTTATTTTGGTTTACAATCTTTAGGCCGGGGGCTTCATCCAACTAGTTTAGTTGTGCAGTTACCAATGCCTTTCCATTATTAATTATTAAAATAGCGACACTTTATTATGATGACCAACTTGATTGATAGCCTACAAAGAATAATAGCGCTAAGTCCGGAAGAAAAAGAAACCGTCACTTCTTTATTCAAGGAAAAGACTTACAAAAAAGGAGATTTCTTCTTAGCAGAAGGACAGGTTTGTAAACAGGTGGGGTTTGTTATTAAAGGGCTATTGCGATACTACATCAATCACGATGGAGAAGATAAAACATACGACTTTGCACAGGAAAACAACTTTGTTTGCAACTATGAAAGTTTTCTGCCGCAAACATCATCTACAAAAAACATCCAAGCGTTAGAGGATTGTGAAATGCTACAGATCTCATTTACCGACTTACAACTGTTTTATCAATCTGTGAGCGGAGCCGAGCGGTTTGGCCGGGTAGTAATTGAACAGGTTTTTGTACAAACCCTGCAAGACTTGAGTTCGTTCTATACAGACACACCAGAGCTTCGCTATGAAAAATTTCTGAAAAGGCACCCGGGCTTGCTGCAAAGAATTTCGCAATATCATATCGCATCGTATGTAGGCGTAAAGCCGCAATCTCTCAGCCGTATCCGCAAAAGAATTTTCACAGAAAAATGATTTGTTAACCCAGGTGCATGAATGCCGGATTTGGGTTAGGGAACTTTGTGTCATCATTTAAAATAAATAATCATGACACAAAGAATTTTTATTGCAATCGCATTCCTCACAGGGTTGGGAATGATTTTTATCGGAACCAGGTTCCTTTTGGCGCCCGAACCAGCAGAAGCCGGTTACGGCATACGCTTTAACGAGCACGCCGACTACTCTTTCCATTACATTAAAGGTATCCGTGATGTGTTTTCAGGTTTAGTAATTTGCCTGCTTATCTTAACTAAGCAAACCAAAGCATTAGGTATTACGCTGGCGGCAGGAACCATTATCCCTGTCACCGATATGCTGATCGTATTAAGCAAAAGTTATAATGGCATCCCTCAAGCTATCCCTCATATAGCCGCCATTATCGTTTGCGCCGCTGCCGGAACTATCTTATTAAGCCATAAATCCTCAAACAAATAAAACCTTAACCAAAGCTATATGAAAACGCAAGGATACATCAAGCTAATCAGTTCAGCAGATACTCATAAAGAAAGTGTGATTGAATTTAACATCATTCCAAACGAAAAGACGCCATGGCATTACCACACACTTTTTGCAGAGACTTTTGAAGTGCTACAGGGTACGTTGGAAGTAGGACTGAACAACCGGGTGCATCAGTTAAAAGCAGGTGACAGGGTAACGATCAAGCCTAACGAGAAACACTACTTTCACAACGTATCAACTGAGAACTGTTTAATACAAGTAACAGTAAGCCCTGGCAATAAAAACTTTGAAAATGCGCTGCTGATATCAAAAGGACTGGCAAAAGATGGCCTGGCCAGTGCGGCAGGAACACCCAAAAAACTTGCTGACCTTGCTTTGTTCGTTTACTTAAACAACTCTAAAATGGTAAGTCTACAAAAGATCGCAGCACCTCTTTTTAATTATCTTGCCAAGAGGGCCATTAAAAAAGGACGGTTAAAAGAATTAGAATTGAAATATTGCAGCTAAAATCTTGAGTCTGATCAACCCGTTATGTGATTCACAGGCATAGCCTTAATACAAGTTTAATTATTCAACCTATGAAGCCACCGGTGCTAAAAGCATCGGGGCTTTTTCCCTTTGTTAGCAGATAATCAATCAAGATTCGCAAACACTTTGGCAGGTCTTGGTTCGTTCGTCTAGGATGCCTGCATTTGCCAGGCCTTCCTTTTCAATTTGTTTCTTGCCCCAATGATGCAAATGCGCTATAAAAGGAATCAGCTCTTTGCCTGTTTCGCTAAGTGAATACTCCACTTTGGGTGGTACCTCGTGGTACATTTTGCGGATAATCAGTTTGTCTTCTTCCAGTTCCCGCAGGGTTTGGGTAAGCATTTTAGTGGTAATATCAGGTAAGGTCCGGTTCAGCTCCCCGTAGCGTAAAACCCTTTTCATATCTAAATACCACAAAATGCGTGCTTTGTATTTGCCGCCAATGCGCTTAAAGGCGTAATCAACCGCACAAAGCTGTGTCGCTTCAGTCACTTTGGATTCATTTTTCATTTCAAAATTATTGTAAAAGGCTGTTAATCAGTAATACACACTTTTGGGTACATAAGATACAAAAAAGTACATACTTGCCAAATATATACAAATCGGATAGTATTGCAGCACATTAGATTACACTGTCAAGTCCTAAGCAAGGCTTGATATTTATTCACATACAACAAAAACATACGATGAAAGAGCTTGAAAATACATCAGACCATAATGCAAGCAAACGAATGATGAAAGCAGTAAGACTGCACGAATATGGCGGCCCCGAAGTATTGCGCTATGAGGACGCACCTGTTCCTGAACTGAAGCCCGGTAAAGTGCTCGTGCGCGTTCATGCAGTTGGGCTTAATCCGCCAGACTGGTATCTGCGCGACGGTTATAAATCACTGCCGCCCGAATGGAGACCTCAGGTACCTTTCCCCATTATTTTAGGCACAGACATTTCGGGCATTGTTGAAGCGGTGGCAGATGATGTTGAAGGTTTTTCTATTGGTGATGAAGTGTATTCGATGGTTCGCTTCTTCAGCGTTGGCGAAAGCAGTGCCTATGCCGAGTATGTTAGCGTACCTGCATCAGAACTGGCGCTCAAACCTGCCGGTATTGATCATATCCATGCTGCCGGAGCGCCAATGTCCCTGCTTACAGCATGGCAATACCTGGTTGAGGTGGGGCACGATGCACCCAACCCCCTTAAGCCCAACAAGCATCAGCCTGTACCACTTGAGGGAAAGCGGGTGCTGATTAATGGAGCCGCAGGCGGTGTAGGGCACTTTTCGGTCCAGATTGCCAAGCTGAAAGGTGCACATGTAATTGCCGTGGCATCAGGCAAGAACGAAGCGCTGCTGCGCGAACTGGGTGCTGATGAATTTATAGACTACACCCAAACGCCTCCCGAAGATGTGGCCCAGGACCTGGATTTGGTATTGGACGCTTTGGGTGGCCCCACTACCGGCCGCTTTTTGCGCACGCTTAAGCGTGGTGGTGCTCTGTTCCCGGTGTTCCCTTTGGGTTTTGAAGGTGCCGATGAAGCTAAAAAGCTCGGCATTACGGTTTCAGCCACACAGGTTCGCTCAAACGGGGCGCAGCTTGCGGAGCTGGCTCACTTGCTTGACAGTGGAAAGATCCGCGTGGTAGTGGATAGTACGTATGCGCTTGCCAATGCGCGCCAGGCGCACGAACGGGCCGAGAAAGGTCACATTCAAGGCAAAATAGTGCTTACTGTTGCCTGAGTGGTTCACTATAAACGAGTTTAACATACAAGCCTTCCCGATCCTGGGATGGCCTGTATGTTATTAAATGGTGAATAAGAGAGATTAGAAGATAAAATTGCACCTAGGATAAAGCGGACTTAATGCTGTAAAAACTAACAACAGAGGGTTCAAAACTTAATAATCACTTAATGCAAAATTGAAATAATTGCTACAGCACCCGCATACTTTTGTAGCGATATGTCACACTCAGTTGAAGTATACACCGCCCAATGGTTAAACGGAGATGAGCGCGCCTATAAAGGTGTGTTTGACCATTATTACCCTAAATTGTATGCCGCGGGTTACCGCATGCGTAAAAACAGCGAGGAGTGCGAGGAATTGGCTATGAATGTACTGTTAAAAATATGGCAGCATAAAACAGTTATTCAAAATATCATAAATCTGGAAGGTTACCTCTACGGCATGCTAAGGCAGGAAATTAGCCGTATGGTGAGAAAGAAGATTTTTAAAACGCAAGAGTTGAGTGTGGTAGAAGAACACCAATTTTTTACCGAAGTTGACGGTCAGTTCAATCTTAAAGAATTACAATTTAGGTATGAAGTTGCACTATCAAAAATACCAGCTAAAAGGCTGGAGATTTTTTTGCTTAGTCGTGATCAGGGCTATACCTATCAGGAAATTAGTCAGCTGCAAAACATCTCCAGCAATACCGTGCGCAATCACATTGCTTCGGCCCTTAAACTCTTAAAAACCGAGTTGCACGAATACTCAGATATTTTTCCGCTATTTATTCTAATTGCTGTTTTAAAGCGCTAAGGCCTGTTTTTCTTTGCCGGCGTTAAGCGGGTGTTAAGTCCATATCAAGTTTTTTATTGTCATAGTACATCCCTGGTACTTTGGGCTTCTTACCTGTAGAATGCCCAACAGGATAAAGAAACCCTCAAAGCAAGCACTCATAAATTATTTTAATGGGAATAGCTTGGCCGATGAACATAAGGCTATAGAAGTCTACCTGGCGATGGAAGCAGACACAGCTTATGTAGAGCAGTGTTTGAAAGATGCCATGGCTAATACAGATGCTGATATTTTGCCGTTAAGCAGCGAACAACAAGAGCAGACATGGCAAAAGTTTGATACCCTGCTATCTCATCAGACGGCCAAATTACAACCTAAGCATAGCCGTAACTGGATGGCTTATGCAGCGGCTATAACGGTGTTCATGTTATCGGCTACGTTTGCTTTTTACTTTAAACAGCCGCCAAGCCTGCTGCAATCAGCAGTGGTTTACCAACGTATTGAGGCGGGGTATGGCAAAATAGATCGTATCACGCTTCCGGACAGTAGCCGTTTGTCATTGTTTCCTGGAACGGTTATAGATATACCAAGTGATTTTAATGCAACAAATCGGAAAGTATTTTTAACTGGCCGCGCCTACTTTGAGGTTGCCCATAATAAACAAAAACCTTTTTATGTAATCACCTCAAAAGTAACCACCCGAGTACTGGGTACCTCGTTTGAAGTTAACGCAGCCAAAGGAGCAAGCACGGCATCTGTATTATTACGCACCGGCCGGGTATGCGTACGTAGTAAAAAGTTTAAACAATTAGCTATTCTGCACCCGGGCCAAAAGGTCACTTTTCAGGAGGTTACAGGTAATTATACGATGGAGCGGGTACAACCCGATCGGCTACTGAACTGGATAGATGGTGAGTTGGCATTTGATCAAACCAGTTTTGCCCAAATCTGTAAAGAACTCGAAAAATGGTATAACATTACCATTAGCGTTCAAAGCAAGCCATTACTAAACAAGAAAATTACGGCTGATTTTAAAGGGCAATCATTACCACAAGTGCTTGACATTCTTTCGGCAACTGCCGGCTTTAAGTACAAAACAGGAAAAAACAGCATTCATATTTATTAACGAAGGAGGGCATGAACCAATAGTTTACTCATTAAAAACCGCCCTGCGTTAACAGGGCGGCAATCCAATCAGCTGATGAGCATCAGCCAAAAAGTCGATTTTTTAATCACAGGGCGGCAACCCTATAACCTATCAAAAGTAACAATGAAACCATCATTATGGCTTATTATATGTAATAAATTTCAGCGGTGTTTTACAATGGTGCTACTATTAACAGCACACACCCTAACGGCTGCAGCAGCGCAGGTACTTGAGCAAAACTTACAAATGCAAGCAGCGCAATACAGCGGCCAGCAAATTGTTGAGATTATAAAAAAACAGGCAAATGCGCAGGTTTCCTTTGATGAAACTGTAAACCGACAACTTAGCCGTACAATAGCGGTAAGAAAAAAGTACGCCACCGTTAAAGAGGTATTGGCATGGTTAAAAACCGATGCCGGTATTGCTTACAATAACCAGGGTAACTATATAGTACTAACTACTTTACAGAGAGTTAGTGCTCAGGATAGTAAAATTACTGGTAAGATTACCGACGAAACAGGTCAGCCTTTACCTGGCGTTACCATACGCATTGTAGAATTAAACAGAGTTGCGATAAGTAATGCTGATGGAAATTTTTCAATCAATGCCGTACCGGGTAATTACACAGTTGATGTCAGCTATGTTTCTTTTGAAACACAGCATTTGTCTAGCATTAAGGTTAAAGCAGGCGAGAGCACCATACTTAACATTGGTATGAAACCTTCCACGAAATCCCTGAACGAGGTTTTGGTAACAGCATTAGGTATAAGGCGTGAAGAAAAATCATTAGGCTACTCAGCTCAAAATGTAACCTCTAAAAGTCTGGAAGACGCTAAAA
Protein-coding sequences here:
- a CDS encoding NADP-dependent oxidoreductase, with the translated sequence MKELENTSDHNASKRMMKAVRLHEYGGPEVLRYEDAPVPELKPGKVLVRVHAVGLNPPDWYLRDGYKSLPPEWRPQVPFPIILGTDISGIVEAVADDVEGFSIGDEVYSMVRFFSVGESSAYAEYVSVPASELALKPAGIDHIHAAGAPMSLLTAWQYLVEVGHDAPNPLKPNKHQPVPLEGKRVLINGAAGGVGHFSVQIAKLKGAHVIAVASGKNEALLRELGADEFIDYTQTPPEDVAQDLDLVLDALGGPTTGRFLRTLKRGGALFPVFPLGFEGADEAKKLGITVSATQVRSNGAQLAELAHLLDSGKIRVVVDSTYALANARQAHERAEKGHIQGKIVLTVA
- a CDS encoding winged helix-turn-helix transcriptional regulator, whose product is MKNESKVTEATQLCAVDYAFKRIGGKYKARILWYLDMKRVLRYGELNRTLPDITTKMLTQTLRELEEDKLIIRKMYHEVPPKVEYSLSETGKELIPFIAHLHHWGKKQIEKEGLANAGILDERTKTCQSVCES
- a CDS encoding Crp/Fnr family transcriptional regulator; translation: MMTNLIDSLQRIIALSPEEKETVTSLFKEKTYKKGDFFLAEGQVCKQVGFVIKGLLRYYINHDGEDKTYDFAQENNFVCNYESFLPQTSSTKNIQALEDCEMLQISFTDLQLFYQSVSGAERFGRVVIEQVFVQTLQDLSSFYTDTPELRYEKFLKRHPGLLQRISQYHIASYVGVKPQSLSRIRKRIFTEK
- a CDS encoding cupin domain-containing protein — protein: MKTQGYIKLISSADTHKESVIEFNIIPNEKTPWHYHTLFAETFEVLQGTLEVGLNNRVHQLKAGDRVTIKPNEKHYFHNVSTENCLIQVTVSPGNKNFENALLISKGLAKDGLASAAGTPKKLADLALFVYLNNSKMVSLQKIAAPLFNYLAKRAIKKGRLKELELKYCS
- a CDS encoding DUF4267 domain-containing protein; the encoded protein is MTQRIFIAIAFLTGLGMIFIGTRFLLAPEPAEAGYGIRFNEHADYSFHYIKGIRDVFSGLVICLLILTKQTKALGITLAAGTIIPVTDMLIVLSKSYNGIPQAIPHIAAIIVCAAAGTILLSHKSSNK
- a CDS encoding sigma-70 family RNA polymerase sigma factor translates to MSHSVEVYTAQWLNGDERAYKGVFDHYYPKLYAAGYRMRKNSEECEELAMNVLLKIWQHKTVIQNIINLEGYLYGMLRQEISRMVRKKIFKTQELSVVEEHQFFTEVDGQFNLKELQFRYEVALSKIPAKRLEIFLLSRDQGYTYQEISQLQNISSNTVRNHIASALKLLKTELHEYSDIFPLFILIAVLKR
- a CDS encoding FecR domain-containing protein, encoding MPNRIKKPSKQALINYFNGNSLADEHKAIEVYLAMEADTAYVEQCLKDAMANTDADILPLSSEQQEQTWQKFDTLLSHQTAKLQPKHSRNWMAYAAAITVFMLSATFAFYFKQPPSLLQSAVVYQRIEAGYGKIDRITLPDSSRLSLFPGTVIDIPSDFNATNRKVFLTGRAYFEVAHNKQKPFYVITSKVTTRVLGTSFEVNAAKGASTASVLLRTGRVCVRSKKFKQLAILHPGQKVTFQEVTGNYTMERVQPDRLLNWIDGELAFDQTSFAQICKELEKWYNITISVQSKPLLNKKITADFKGQSLPQVLDILSATAGFKYKTGKNSIHIY